CAGCTCCGAGCGCCGTTCACCACCTGGTTCACGGTTCCGAGCCCCGGCACGCTGTACCAGACCGCGCCGCGGATCTGGGCGGGGACGACGGGTCGGGCGTCGACGGCGGCGTTCGCGTCGCCCCGGAACACGAAGGTCCGCGAGCCGTCCGACTGCGCGCCGACGGCCACCACCCGGTGCGTGACGACCTCGGGACGGCCGGAGACGAGCTGGTAGGTGACGACGTCGCCGACCCGGATCGACGCGGGGTCGACCGGCCGCACGACGACGAGCGTGCCCGCGGGCAGGGCGGGTTCCATGGAGCGGGTGAGCACGGACAGGGGCACGGCGCCGGTGCTCTTCGGGACGACCACCAGGACGACGGCGAGGGCGGCGACCAGGAGCACCAGCCCGGTGCGCAGGCCGACGCCGACCGCGCGGAGCGCGGGGGACACCCCGGACCGGACCGGAGGCGCGGAGCGGCGAGCCGGGTGACGGTGGCGACCACCGCCTCCCGGCCGGGTCCGGAGCACCGACAGCGTCACGCGCCGCACCGGATCGCGGGGCCGTCGTTCT
The sequence above is drawn from the Curtobacterium sp. L6-1 genome and encodes:
- a CDS encoding signal peptidase I, with the translated sequence MSPALRAVGVGLRTGLVLLVAALAVVLVVVPKSTGAVPLSVLTRSMEPALPAGTLVVVRPVDPASIRVGDVVTYQLVSGRPEVVTHRVVAVGAQSDGSRTFVFRGDANAAVDARPVVPAQIRGAVWYSVPGLGTVNQVVNGARSWLLPAVAGLLLAYGVTLIVSGTVSAVRRRRRRAERRRAGRDHVGRQRRDRVGRRGQRTGTASRAA